Below is a window of Thermogemmata fonticola DNA.
GGAGCTTTTACCGGGTATGCGGTGGAAGTCGATCAGAACCACTCTGCCCTGCGGCTTGAGGGCCTTATGGATGGCCGTCATCATCCGGAACGGATACTCGAAGTGGTGGTAGGTGTCGCAGATGAAGACCAAATCGACACTGTTCGATGGCAGATTTGGAGAAACGTCGCTTCCCTGTACAGTGATGACATTGCGTAGCCCCGCCTCACGGCACGTCCGTTCTATGTAAGCGAGGAATTTCTCGGAAATATCCACCGCGTACACCTTCCCCTCCGGTCCGACCTCTTGGGCAAAAAGGCGAGTGAACAAGCCTGTACCGGCCCCGATGTCGGCCACAATCATCCCGGCCCGGAGTCCACACACACCGACAATTTTCTGCCGCTGCTGGTAAATCTCCCGGCTTTCACCTTCAAAGGTTTTCAGATATTTGTTGATGTCCGGGTTCTTGAAAGCGTCGTTGATCCCCGGTTTGACGCTTTTCTCCTGGGCATACAGGGAAACACGCAGGGGGACAGCACCCACCAGCGTCAGGCCCAACATGACACTAGCTAGCGCGGCTGCTCCCAGCAGGCGATAGAATCCCGGCATTTGTACTTCCTCCACGAAGGTGTGAAGACCCTGGTATCTACTGGGGCTTAGGTTAGCGGGATTGGACAAGGAATTCGAGCAGATCGGCAGCCTGCTGCGGAGTGAGGTTGGCCAGCAGACCGTCAGGCATCAGGGAAAGACGCGACGGCGTGACAGAGACCACCTCCTGGCTCCGGAAGCGATGTTCCTTGTTGTCCGCATCGCGCAGGACGAGGACTTGCGAGCTCCGTTGCACGAGCAAACCAGTCAGTTGCCGCTCGTCTTCGGTACGCACCAGGTATACCGCATAACGGGGGTCGATCTCCCGCGAGGGTTCCAGCAGGCTTGTGAGTAGTTCGGTACGGGTGCGCTGGCGGCCGATGTGGGTCAATTCCGGCCCCAAATCATTCCCTTGGCCGCTGTGTTTGTGACAATTGAGGCATTTCAGTTCGCTGCTGCGGAAGAGCACTTGTCCCCTTTGGGGATCGCCTGGAAGCGTCAGGATAGCCTGGGGTTTGGGGTTTGGCCCTAGCTTGCGGCCTTGCGGGTCGGGGGGAAAGTATCCCTCGAACAGATCGCGCATTGGTCCGGGTTCCAAGCGTTGGGCAGAGGTGAGGAGCCGTTGCCATTCCTCTGGGGTATGCGGCCCTCGGAGCAGTCGCAGGACAGCGGGGAAGTGGCGGAGTTTGCGGTCCAAGTCGTTCCAGTCGCGGTCGGGAGTCAAGGGGGGATGCTGGCCAAGGCTGCAAATCCAGTCGCTGAGCAATTCTATGGCAGCACGATCGGGCCATTCCGAACCCCAGTGCGGCATGCGGCCCCGGCCGAACTTGGCTACCCGATAAAGTAGCACGCTGCGGCCTGGTTCGCCGGGCGCCAGCAAGCGGGCATTGGCGAGTCCAAAATCTCCTTGCCGCGGACGTTCGTTGTAAATCCCCGTTTGGGACAGCGGCTTGGACAGCTCCAGTTCCAGGACCACCTGGCCGCCCCCGCCGCCAAAGCGATGGCAGTGCGCACAATTGACGTGCAGATAGCTGCGGGCCCGCCGCTCCAGGGACTGTCGGGCGTCGTAAGGATTGACCAATGCGGGCAGCCGACTGGCGGCCTGCTCCTCAAGGGGCGGCAAGGGGCGATTTTGGGCATCGACCCGTCGGATCAAACCCAGCCGCTGGAAGGCCAGCAGTTGGTTCCCTGAAGCGTTCGCCTTTGTGCAGCCCGGTCCGTTGAGCTGAGCCAGGTTGAACGCCAGAGTGAACTCCGCCCAGACATTATGGCAGGCCAGGCATTGGGCACGGCTCGGTACTTGCCAAAGCCAGTGGCGCCGGCCGCCCAGCACTTGGGCATCCGAAACAGCGAATATCCGTTCCAGTCCCTCCGCGGGGACCAAGTCCGCATCACTCTGGTCATCGCGCCACCAGTAGCTGTAACCGCGCCAGTCTTCCCCATCGTGATGGAGGATTTGCGTCTCGATCCGCTTACGTCCTTGGTCAGTTCGGATCGAGAGGGTTTTGACCAGTACGGCATCGGGGGGAAACTGCAAGTGGAAATTATGCCAATAGACCTGGCCGGGGAGAGGCCGCGGCTGCTCGAATTGCGTGACGAAGGTCAGGCCGGGTAAGGCGATATGCCATTCGGCTTCCGCTCCATCGAGCCATTGCCGGGCATTGGGAGCAAAGGAAAAGACACCAGGGGCGAGGCGATATTCCCGCACATTCTCGAATAGCCCCGTAGCACTTAGAGTGGTAGGAAACTGCTCGTTGGCGGCCGGAGCAGTATTGCGTTCCAGGGTGTATAAGTAACCGGTGTCGTAGTCGAGAAAATACAACTCCCCGGCGGCATCCTCGCCAAAGGCCACCACCCGCACGGAGGGCTTGACCAACTCCGGCATGTCACGGACCCGGCCGTCCGCTATGCGAGCGGCCCAAATACGCCGCGTCTCCCAATCGCCGAAAATATAAGCCCCTTCCAACTCCGGAAACTTCTGGCCGCGATAGACATAGCCTCCCGTCACACTCGCTGCGATCGTATGGGGCAGCTCAATGAGCGGCGGGCGAATAGGAGTCGGACCGACTTTCTGATCCGGTTTGATCGGCTGCCGGCCCTCGACGATGCTCCAGCCGTAGTTCCCCCCTTTCTCCACTTTGTGGACCATCTCCCACAATTCCCAGCCCACATCCCCGACCCACAGCTCCCCCGTTTGGCGATCGAAGCTCATCCGCCAGGGATTGCGGAAACCGTAGGCCCAAATCTCGCCGCGGATACCGGCTTGACCTACAAAGGGGTTGTCCGGGGGAATGGCATAAGGGCGTCCTTCTTGGCGGCGATCCACATCGATGCGCAGAATCGACGAGAGGAGATCGGAACAGTCTTGGCCCGTGTTGAGCGGGTCAGGGGGATTCGGACCGGCAGCATCACCCGTGGAGATGTAAAGCATGCCATCGGGACCAAAATGCAAATCCCCGCCATTGTGACCGCCGCCGACAAAGGTCAAAATAACTTCCTCGCTGGACGGATCGATGCGGGGCGGATCAGTATCCAGCATGCGGAAACGGCTGACACGGGTGCCATCGGGGAAGCGTTCCCCTTCAGGTTTCTTCGGCACCAGGGTGTAGCAGACGAAACAGAGGCGGTTGCGAGCGAAGTGCGGATGAAACGCCAGACCGTAGAGCAGGCCGATACCGGCGGCACGCTCGTCCGGCCGTAATTGTCCCTTGGCCCAAGCCGACCGCAGGTCCAGCACCAGGTCTTTGCGCGGTTCTCCGTTGCCTTCTGCTGGCCAGGTTACAGCATAGATGGCTCCCCCTTCCTCGCCAACATACAGGCGTTTCTCGGCCAGCGGTGTCCGAGCAATCAGCAGGGGCTTACGAAACTGCAACTGGCGGCCGATGCGAACGGGACGATACGGCGGCGGCGGGTCCGGCGAGCCTTTGATCCGGGAAGTGGTCCATCCAGGACCTTTGCGGGGGACAATCGTCGATTCCTTGGGAGATTCTGTTCCGGACGATTCCTGCTCAACCTGGTGCGATCCCCAAGCCAATGACTGACCGAATACGGTAGGGTGAGGGTTCCTCGGTCCGGTGGGGAGGGCAGGAACGCTCAGGCCCATCGCCACAACCCCAGCTATCACGAGGATGACCCATCGCCAACCCCTTGGACCTATTCCGGGGGAACACACACTTCTGGGGCTTTCCGTCGCTGTCATGCTGGATTTCCCTTGCCTTGCCTCGGTTTGTCAAAAGTGGAACAGATGCCAGGCCGTGAGGCGGCTGTTCCCTCAAGGGGGAGTTCCAGACTCCTCAGCAGACCACACGGAACCCGCGATCTCTGGGATGGCACTGCCAGAGCAGAGGGCGCGATCCGAGCAGGTGGCACTGCTCTGGTAGGTAGCACTGCTCTATAGTAGTTGATGCGAGGCTGGTTGTAACAGCACTCTTCCCGTTTTCCGATCGAATGAAGGCTCAGTGCGAGGGGGGGGACTCGAACCCCCACGGCCGTTTTGGGGCCACTGGATCCTAAGTCCAGTGCGTCTGCCAGTTCCGCCACCCTCGCTACTACGTTGCGAGAACCTACCAGTAATTTATGAACCGCGGTCCTCTCCCGACAAATAAGGGGCACTCCTCCATACCTGATACAGGTTGTGTATTTTGGATGTTGGTTTCCTTGGCCAACCTGGGCTTCTCTGGACGACTCAGAAGTTACAGGGTACCCCTCTTTCAGGAGTTGCAGGGTAATGCCCCTACGGAGTCAGGCACCGTACCAACCAATCCGCGATCACTTCCGCTGAACTACGGTCGGACTGCACTACAAACCGGGCAGGGAAATCGGGCTTCGATGCCGGGCGCTGTTTTGCTAGCGGAGACAAGAGGCTGTCCAACTCCTTTTGACTGTGTGCCTGGTTTCGGCTGTTGACCAAGGCTTCGAGACGCAAGGCTCGCGCTCGACTGAGCAGCGCCAAAGCTGGGGTGTCTCGGTCGGTTCCTTCAGATTCCCTTCTCAAAAGACCCGGACGGATAGCGGCGAGCGGCAGATAAACAAAGGGTGATTCCAAGACGGAACGATAGGTGGCCAGGTCTCCTGGAGCGTACACCGCTTCGACATCCGAGCAAACGCCGCTGAGCATCAGCGCTAGCCGCGGACCACTGGGGTCTGCGAAGGGGGGCAGTTGCGGCGCATCCCAAGGAACGGCGACCAACATGTCGGCAGGCTGGCATGGCGCCAGGTTCTCGCCCCAAAGAGCCAAGCGTTCGACCTTGCGGTTGAGCCTCAAGTCTGCGCCCACCGCTCGACGTAGCCAATGGTAAACCGCGAGCAAGTCGAATAAGCGAAACTCCTCCACGGCCATTCCGAGCATAAGGGCTGTAGCCGCATGGCTGGTGCTGGCGGAAGTTCGTCCCGGTGTTCGGCTGGTGGCCGTTTCGCCAGTGTCGCGAACATCCACCAGGCAGACGGCGATTCCGCGCTGCAACAAGCGAGCGACCCCGGCAGCTTTCTCTTTCAGGAAAGAAGCCTTCCCTTGTGAACAGACCACCAGCACGACATGACCCTGCCAGTCAGCCTGCGGTGGAGACAGGAACAAGACGGGGATCGGCATGCCGTCAAGATTGCGCAGCAAGACCCAGTGGGCAACGCCGCCCGGCCATGGCTGTTGGCGAACGACCTGGCTCGTTGGCACCGCCGAGACTGGCTGCTTGTGTTGCTGGCACCATCTTTGCCAGAGCACTTCAGCGTTCGGGAGGGGCTTATCGGAGGGCTGTCGCGGCTCTTGAAGTGCGGCATAGCGTGGAAGCCACTCTTCCCACGGTTGCGGTTGCAAGGTCTGCCGAGCTTGAGGCGTCCAGCAGGTCAGCTCGGCCGCTGAGTAGCGCTGCGTATTTTCAGCTTCAGGAGGTTTCAAACCAAACCAGGCCTCCAATGCTTGATAGACTCCTGCTTGCCGATGCACAGCGCCAATATGGGTGCAGTGGGTACTTTCCGGAGGTTTGCCAGTGAGCCGCCCCTTGCCCTGTGCGGAACGCAACTGTTTTTCCGCACCGTACCAATTCCAGATGCGTTGCAGTCGTTTCCAGACCGGGTCACGCTGGCGATCCCAGCTAAACTCGTGGGCATAACATAATCCCCGTGGCGCTATCGAACCGACAATCACCCAGGGCAAAAATCCATCCCCGGCCGAGCGGATTAGGTTCCGCGTGGATTCCCATGAGCCGCTGCCCGCATAAGGGAAACTCGCCTCCGCATCTTCCGGCAACGGATACGGGTCTTCCGGTTCTGGCCCGCCGAAGTTGAAGATGACCGCTGCCTTGATCCGCTCATCCACGGCGGCAGTTACGGCGGCTACATCACCCCCACCGGCCACGCTGCCGAGTATCCCAATCCGCTTCTCATCCACTCCCGCATGGTCCAAAAGCACGCTCACGCCGCAACGCAAATCATGCACCATCCAACCCATGAGCGTTTCGCCCAGTAGGTACAACTGCAGTGCCAGATTGTAGCGGAAATAATAGTCCTGGCGGCCGGGTCGAAATGGGCCGGGGAAACTCTTTTCGTCCACGAACGGATGAATACGCCGTTCGCCGTGACCGAGCAAATCCGGCACCAGCACCGCCGCTCCTGCCTTGGCCCACACAATCCCCATGTCTTGCAATTCGCCGTGCCATTTCGGCGTATGGTGGCTGTGAACCAAAATCAAACCAGCAGGCCGGCCTCGACGCTGCTGCGGCAGATAAAGGTTGGCACTGACCCAAAGCCCCGGCCGACTCTCGTATACCAACTTTTCGATGCGATAACCCTCGCCAGCGATCGTTCCGGTTACCACAGTGCGGCGCGGCTTAGGCGGCGCTTCGGGAATGTTTAGCCCTTGCCGCAGACGTTGCAGTTTTTGGAGGCGAAAGGCTTCCCATTCCTCCCGGCTTTGGAGGCGCTGCCATTCTTCGGAACTGCGACGATTGGCTTGCTGTAATTGCTCGGCTAGCCGGCGTGGCCACCCCTGCCGCAATGCTTGCCCCTCAGCGGACTTTTCCGGGTAAACGTCAGCCGTGAGCTGCCGTAACGCCTCTTGGACTTCTTCTCGTCGCTCTCCAGAGATGGTGACGCTGCACCATACCCCAAACCAGACGCAGCCGACCAGCCAGTAGCGGTGATACCACATACCTGACTTCTCCCTGGGTATGCCACAAGAGTGAACACCGAGCCAAACCAGGCGCGTGGGGATAAGAGGCCCCGCCGAGTACGTGCTTCGGAATACCTCGATTTATTTCAGTCTTCTGCACCCCTCGCTCGTACACCACCGGTCTGGCGGTGGGTTTCCACCCCCGCAAGCGGCGCACCAACGGCCTGCCCACGCGAAAGTTGTCAGGGTCGGAGTTATTCCTCGGCGTTCCCTTCCATGCTACAGAAGGAGGTGGTAAAATGAAGCGACAATCCCAAGGTTGCTGCATGGAACCGGGCTGCCTGATCAGTTCCGGAGTTGGATCTCTGCCACTGACACCGGCGGGAAGTCGGATCGATCGGCTCCGAGCGGCGGCCTGGGGTTGGTCTGTGGAGTGCGCATCATGCCTAGCCCGTTTCCCGGCATGGATCCCTACCTGGAAGACCCCAAACTTTGGCCAGAGTTCCAACACCAACTTGTGGCAGCTCTCTTTCAGATGCTTCTGCCCAATTTGTCCGACCGCTACCGAGCACGAATTGCCTGCCGGCAATACACGGCGGAGATTCCCCTGTTCACTTCCGTAATCCGCGAGAACCATCAGGAGGAATACCTGGAGATCCGCCAGCGAAGCAGTCAGCGGCTGATCACCCTGGTGGAGGTCGTCAGTCCTGCCAATCGCACCACCGCCGAGGGACGCCAAATCTACTTGAAACAGCGGCAGCAAGCGATCGCGGAAGGGGCAGCCACGGTGGAAATCTGCCTGGTACTGCAAGGCAAACCCACCCTCAGTTATCCCCGCGACGGCTTGCCGGACTTCGATTATGCCGTCTCGGTCACGCGCTCCGGCAGCCCCGAACGCTACGAAATCTACACCACCACGTTGCAAAAACGCCTCCCCAAATTCAAACTCCCCTTAGCTCCGGATGACCGCGATACCTTGCTCGATTTGCAAACCGCTTTCAGCCGCGCCTATGATCAGACCTTCCGGAATGCGATCGATTACTCCCGCCCTCCTCACCCGGATGTGCCTTTGAGCGATGAAAAACGCCGCTGGATCAACGATTGGTTGCGACAGCAGAATGTGCGCTAACTGTACGCCAGCTCCGCAGCCCTAACCGGAAGGCAGAAACCGGCCAGGATCAGGGCCTCAGCAAACGGAGACCTGGCCCGATAGCCCCAACAATGCGCCGTCCGCCAGCGAGCGACCCTACGAAGCACGGACAATCCGCCCTGGGGTGGATGCAGCCGCTGCGGGAATTCTGAAAAAGATATGCTCCCAAGAGAAACTCGCGGGAGATTTGGCCGTCTAACAGGGAAATCTTTTTGAGAGGGGGGAACATTCGCAGAATCAATGCACTATAGAGAAACAGACGTGAAATTGTTCTGAATCGATGATATGCTCAAACTACGGGAGCGACTCCTCCCTGGGGGGAACCTGGAGTAACCTAGGAATCGCTTTGTGTAGCCCACCCCGGCGGACCAGCCGGAGCCAACGCCCATGACTCAGGATATGTCCCAGCTCACCACGCTGGGGGATTATGAAATCCTCACCAAGATTGCTGAAGGCGGCATGGGAGCCGTGTACAAAGCACGTCATAGTCGCACAGGCGCCATTGTCGCCATCAAGGTGATTGCCAAGGATACGGCTCGCAATCCCGTTCTGCTCCAGCGTTTCAAACAGGAATTCGACGCCGCTCGCCTGATCGACCACCCCAACGTGGTCAAAGCGCTGGAATATCACGCCCAACCGCACCCCTATATCGTGATGGAATATGTGGATGGCGAGTCGGTAGGGCAGCGCCTGCAACGCCGCGGCGCCTTCGAGGAACAGGAAGCTATCCGCCTCATTGCCCAAGTATGCGAGGGACTGCAACGAGCCCACAAACAAGGATTGGTCCATCGGGACGTCAAACCGGACAACATTCTGATCACCCGCGAAGGACAGGCGAAGCTAACCGACTTGGGTCTGGTCAAGGATATAGAAGCTGACCTGAATCTGACGCGCACGGGGCGTGGCTTGGGCACTCCGCACTACATGGCGCCGGAGCAGTTCCGCAATGCGAAAAACGTGGACGTTCGCAGCGACATCTACTCGCTCGGAGCCACGCTTTACGCCATGGTCACCGGTGTCGTCCCCTTCGAGAACACCAACCCGCTGGACTGCTGGATGCGGAAAATCCGCAATGAGTTCCCCAGCCCCCGCGAATTGAATCCCAAGCTCTCCGAACGGGTGGACTGGGCGATCCGCCGGGCCATGAGTGCCGAACCGGAGCGCCGCCCCGCGAGTTGCCGGGAGTTCCTCGAAGACCTGACCGGCCAGAGCCGGGCCGCTTCCACCAGTCGGGCGGGCTTGTCTGGAAAACTCGCATCCAGTGCCGGTACTGACATGTGGTACATGGTGTACAAGGACGAGCAGGGAACCACGCACACGGTCAAAGGGACCACTGATGGCATTCGCCGGGCCTTGCAGGATCGCTTGCTGGGCGACCCCGCGAAGATTTTCGTCAGCCGCCAGAAGAGCGGGCCATTTACTCCTCTGGTCAACGTGACAGAGTTCCGGGATCTGGTGGTCAATCCGGCCCCCCTGGAGGATGCCCGGCGTTCGGGAGTCATTGGCCGCAGCAGTAGCGGTTCCGGCGTCCTTCCTCCCCCGGCTCTGCGCGCAGACTCTGATCCTGAAGCGGTCAACCTGGGCGGAACGCCTTCGCCGAGTCTGGCTCGCTCCAGCACCTTCCGCGGGTCGCCTTCCGGCAAACTCGTTTCCCCCTCCGGAAGACTGCCTCAAGTAGCCAGCGGCGGGCCAACCAGCGGACGCTTGCGTCCGGAACCTCTGGTCGACCCCCATGCCGAAACGATCGCGGTGACTCCCGCCACCGCCACACCGCCTGAAGAATCCCGCCTACCCGTACCAGCAAAGTCCGCCGCGAAAAAAACCTTACGTCCCAATCACCCCTCGCCCCCGCACCGCCAGGGGCAAACAACACAGTGGCAAACAACGCTCGGAATGGCTTTGCTGCTGCTGACTGTGGCCCTCCTCGCCGCTTTCATCGGCTACTTCATCTTCACCCGCTGAGGCCGCTCTGCGCCGACGGCACTGCTTGCTCGCTCCATCCACGCCACGCCGGGGATACGCTCATGCAGATGGCAGCTAGCATTGCGGGGTATCTCGTATGAGAGCCACGTATGCGAGCCACAGTTGGAATGCTGTCACTGCTTCGCAGGCTCCAGAAGTTGCAAGTCCCGCGCTTCGGTCACCTCGAGCTGGGGACTGTTCCGGTTCAACCGCACCGTCCCGGTCGCCCGGATTGTCTTATTCAGGAATGTCTCCGCAGACGCTTTGGACCAGGGACCCATCTGGGCGGAGGGTGTTAGAACCACCGCGAAGTTGTCGAGAGCGCGGAAATCAGTCGTTGAGTTGAGATAGAGATTGGTCTTACCGCCGACAGAACGGACCACGAATTGCACAGTGACCCGCTCCCCGATGCGGCGGCTGGCTTGCTCCGGTGACAGTACACCGGCAGGTAACGACGGCGAAGACGTTCCCGACCCTTTGCGACGAAGCAAACTCAGGCGCAGTTTCACACCCGCAAGGGCATCCCCCTCTACGTCACGCAACTGCACCAATATCTGCGGGTCAGGCTGTTTCCAATCCACCGCGATCCAACCGAAATGATCCCCATACGGCACCGCCGCCACTCGTTTGCTGTTGCGCTCCGGCGCCCGCCAGCTCTTCGACGCTTGATTGAAACCGCTCGCCGTGATGTCGTAGAGCGGATAGTGCAGAACCTGAGTATCCAGACTAATTTCTCCATGATGCCGGTCGCCGCTGAGGATCAAAACGCCTTCGGCTCCCGTCCGTCGCAATAGTTCGTACAACCGCTCGCGTTCCCGCGGGAAATTGGCCCACTTCTCAAAGGGATGCTCGTCGGCCAGCACTTGAATACTCGATACTAGCAGCCGCAGTTCCGCCGGTTGTTTCAATTGCTCTTCCAGCCAACGCCACTGTTCGCTCCCCAGCATGGTCGCGTCGGGGTCGGTATTGGGCAGATAGGGAACCAGACGCAGCCGGGGATCAAACACCCCTTTCTTCAGAGGACTGCGATGATAGCGCGTATCGAGCAAAATGACTTGGAGGCGCTGTCCCGGAGGTCCAAACACCTGAGCGTGATAGACTCCCTGGCGCTGCCGCCGCGGGTCAGCCGCGGGCACTCCATAAAAATCCAGCAGGGCCTGTTGGGCCTCGGCTTTATGCTTCCAGTCCGCCCCGGCATCGTTGATCCCATAGTCGTGATCATCCCAGGTTCCCAGCATCCGAGGACAAGCCGCCTTGAGTTTCTGAAACGCCGGCACACGCGCGAGCTGAGCGTACTTATCCCGAATCACCTGGGGAGTCACCTCGACCTTGCGGTCCAGGTCGGCATACATCGTGTCGCCGAGAAACAGCATCAATTCCGGCCGGGCTGCCGCGATGGTCTCGAAAATGGGCACAGGCTTGTCCTGATCCGAACAGGACCCGAAGGCGATGCGGCTGATCGACGGCGACTCTGGGGCCGCTGCTCCCAAGGGAAGCACCCAACCCGCCAAAATCCCCAACACCACAAGCCATCTCTTCCCCATCGGCCAAGCGTGACAAAACATCGCCAGCACTCCTCCTTATGGCAGGTGGAACCGTTCGTTCAATTCTCGTTTTTGTCTCCGCGGAGTTCAGCAGATGTCATTATCTAAACAGACGTCACCCCTCTGATCTTGCCTATTCTTCCCTTGAACCTCATGCCTATCCTTTCCTGAAACATCGCTTTCCCTACCGATCCGCAGGTGCAGTGTAGTTTTCTGTTCTCCTCTTGCCAGCGGGAATACTGAACTTCGCCGTTTTTTCACTTGCCAACTAGGCTCATAGTGGGGAATGATACTTGCGGAAAAGCTCACGCAGCAAAAAATCTCCGGCGCTCTTGAAGGAAGGCTGGCCAAGCGTCATGCTAAATAATGTCCGGTCGTGTGACTGCCGGGAAAGGTAAGCATTCCAAAAATCGGATAAGATGACACCCATTCCCACGGGAAATCAAGGGCGTGAGATACTTTCCCGGCCGGGAACAGAGTGGGCGTTCCAAGCCCAATGAGCTGGCACACGCCGGTGACTGGTTGTTCCCCCCTCTACTACCCAACGGCGAGGAGTGACATTATCATGGCCAAATCGCGCGGTGATTTCGCCGATGTTTTGCTTCGCAAGAAGGTCATCAGCCCCGAACAACTCGCTGAGGCGGAAAACACTGCCACAGCTCAAGGCCTCAAACTCCAGGATGCGCTGATCAAATTGAATTACGCCACGGCCAACGAGGTGATGGAGGCCATCGCCGAACACCACGGCCTGCAATTCGTGGACCTGACCCAAACGGAGATTCCCAAGGCGGTGATCGAATTGGTCCCAGAATCCATCGCCCGCGAAAACGTCGTGATTCCCTTAGCACTTGAGGGGAATAGCTTGAAAATCGTCACCGCGGACCCGACCAACTACGACACGATCCAGAAGCTGCAATTCATCCTGAATAAGGACATTGTCCCCGTCTTGGCAGTCCCCGAGCAGATCACCGAGGCCATCAACCGCTGTTACGGGCAAACCGAGACGGAATCAGTGGACTCGATGCTGGTGGAATTCACGGACACGGCAATCGAGTTCACCCAAACCGAATCGGTCAGCAGTTTGGCAGCCGCTGAAGATTCCGACGCCCCCGTGGTCCGCCTTTGCAATCTCCTGATCCAGGAAGCCATCAATCTGCGGGCTTCGGACATTCACATCGAACCGTTTGCCGACCGCGTCCGCATCCGCTACCGCATCGATGGGGTGCTGGTGGAACGGGATGCGGCACCACGCCGGTTGCTGGCCCCGCTTCTGTCCCGCCTCAAAATCATGGGCAACATCGACATTTCCGAAAAGCGGCGTCCCCAGGACGGACGGATCAAAATGACCGTCAACGGTCGACATTTCGACTTGCGGGTCAGTATCCTCCCCACCGTCCACGGTCAATCGGCGGTGATGCGTATCTTGGACCGCGGAAACATCCAAATCAATATCCGCGAACTCGGCTTTAGCGAGGAGGACTACATCAAATTCCAGCAGATTATTAAGAGGCCGAATGGTATTTTCCTGGTAACAGGGCCGACCGGTTCAGGGAAAACCACAACTCTATACGCTGCTCTTAACGAATTGAACCGTCCCGATCGCAAAATCATCACTGCGGAAGATCCAGTTGAATACTACCTTCCCGGTGTTAATCAGGTGGAGGTAAAACACAGCATTGGGCTAGACTTCGCTCGGATTATCCGGGCGATGCTGCGCCAAGCACCGAACATTATCCTCGTGGGCGAAATCCGTGACAAAGAAACGGCAGAAATCGCTGTGCAGGCATCCTTGACTGGACACTTGGTTTTTTCGACACTCCACACGAACGATGCGCCCTCTGCCATTACGCGATTGGTGGACATCGGTGTGCCGGCCTTCCTAATCGCCAGCTCCCTGATCGCCGTGATGGCCCAGCGCTTAGTTCGGGTCAACTGCGTCAAATGCAAGGAACCCTATACCCCCACCTCCTCCGAATTGCGGGCAGCGGCCATTACGCAGGACATGATCCAAAGGGCCAACTTTATGAAAGGTCGGGGATGCAATCACTGCCGGCAAACAGGATTCCGAGGCCGAACCGGTATTTTTGAACTCATGAAGATGACTTCCCTGTTGCGCGAACTGACCTTTGCTCAGGCCCCCACTCAGGAAATCCGCCGCAAAGCTCGCGCCGGCGGAATGAAGACCCTGCTCGACGACGGGGTGCAAAAGGTCCTCAAGGGAATCACCACTTTGGATGAAGTCCTCAGCATTTGCCATGCAGAGGTACTCCAGTTGGTGGAATCCCGC
It encodes the following:
- a CDS encoding GspE/PulE family protein, producing the protein MAKSRGDFADVLLRKKVISPEQLAEAENTATAQGLKLQDALIKLNYATANEVMEAIAEHHGLQFVDLTQTEIPKAVIELVPESIARENVVIPLALEGNSLKIVTADPTNYDTIQKLQFILNKDIVPVLAVPEQITEAINRCYGQTETESVDSMLVEFTDTAIEFTQTESVSSLAAAEDSDAPVVRLCNLLIQEAINLRASDIHIEPFADRVRIRYRIDGVLVERDAAPRRLLAPLLSRLKIMGNIDISEKRRPQDGRIKMTVNGRHFDLRVSILPTVHGQSAVMRILDRGNIQINIRELGFSEEDYIKFQQIIKRPNGIFLVTGPTGSGKTTTLYAALNELNRPDRKIITAEDPVEYYLPGVNQVEVKHSIGLDFARIIRAMLRQAPNIILVGEIRDKETAEIAVQASLTGHLVFSTLHTNDAPSAITRLVDIGVPAFLIASSLIAVMAQRLVRVNCVKCKEPYTPTSSELRAAAITQDMIQRANFMKGRGCNHCRQTGFRGRTGIFELMKMTSLLRELTFAQAPTQEIRRKARAGGMKTLLDDGVQKVLKGITTLDEVLSICHAEVLQLVESR
- a CDS encoding serine/threonine protein kinase, producing MTQDMSQLTTLGDYEILTKIAEGGMGAVYKARHSRTGAIVAIKVIAKDTARNPVLLQRFKQEFDAARLIDHPNVVKALEYHAQPHPYIVMEYVDGESVGQRLQRRGAFEEQEAIRLIAQVCEGLQRAHKQGLVHRDVKPDNILITREGQAKLTDLGLVKDIEADLNLTRTGRGLGTPHYMAPEQFRNAKNVDVRSDIYSLGATLYAMVTGVVPFENTNPLDCWMRKIRNEFPSPRELNPKLSERVDWAIRRAMSAEPERRPASCREFLEDLTGQSRAASTSRAGLSGKLASSAGTDMWYMVYKDEQGTTHTVKGTTDGIRRALQDRLLGDPAKIFVSRQKSGPFTPLVNVTEFRDLVVNPAPLEDARRSGVIGRSSSGSGVLPPPALRADSDPEAVNLGGTPSPSLARSSTFRGSPSGKLVSPSGRLPQVASGGPTSGRLRPEPLVDPHAETIAVTPATATPPEESRLPVPAKSAAKKTLRPNHPSPPHRQGQTTQWQTTLGMALLLLTVALLAAFIGYFIFTR
- a CDS encoding alkaline phosphatase D family protein; protein product: MFCHAWPMGKRWLVVLGILAGWVLPLGAAAPESPSISRIAFGSCSDQDKPVPIFETIAAARPELMLFLGDTMYADLDRKVEVTPQVIRDKYAQLARVPAFQKLKAACPRMLGTWDDHDYGINDAGADWKHKAEAQQALLDFYGVPAADPRRQRQGVYHAQVFGPPGQRLQVILLDTRYHRSPLKKGVFDPRLRLVPYLPNTDPDATMLGSEQWRWLEEQLKQPAELRLLVSSIQVLADEHPFEKWANFPRERERLYELLRRTGAEGVLILSGDRHHGEISLDTQVLHYPLYDITASGFNQASKSWRAPERNSKRVAAVPYGDHFGWIAVDWKQPDPQILVQLRDVEGDALAGVKLRLSLLRRKGSGTSSPSLPAGVLSPEQASRRIGERVTVQFVVRSVGGKTNLYLNSTTDFRALDNFAVVLTPSAQMGPWSKASAETFLNKTIRATGTVRLNRNSPQLEVTEARDLQLLEPAKQ